The following are encoded in a window of Bradyrhizobium guangdongense genomic DNA:
- the rpoZ gene encoding DNA-directed RNA polymerase subunit omega, whose amino-acid sequence MARVTVEDCIDKVDNRFDLVLLAAHRARMISSGSQLTVDRDNDKNPVVSLREIAETTISPEDLREELVHSLQKFVEVDEPEPDTVPLIGSAGASVDADDTEVAVERMTEEELLKGLEGLAPPEEQPEEDE is encoded by the coding sequence ATGGCTCGCGTCACCGTAGAAGATTGTATCGACAAGGTCGACAACCGGTTTGACCTGGTCCTGCTGGCCGCCCACCGCGCCCGCATGATCTCGTCCGGTTCACAACTAACGGTTGACCGCGATAACGACAAGAACCCTGTTGTATCTTTGCGCGAAATTGCCGAGACGACCATCTCGCCGGAAGATCTTCGCGAAGAGCTGGTGCACTCCCTCCAGAAGTTCGTCGAAGTGGACGAGCCCGAGCCCGACACCGTGCCGCTGATCGGGTCGGCGGGCGCCAGCGTCGATGCGGACGACACCGAAGTGGCCGTGGAGCGCATGACCGAAGAGGAGCTCCTGAAGGGCCTCGAAGGCCTCGCGCCGCCGGAAGAGCAGCCCGAGGAAGACGAGTAA
- a CDS encoding NYN domain-containing protein, producing MSPSPTNKIALFIDGANLYATAKTLGFDIDYKRLLKEFQSRGTLLRAFYYTAIIEDQEYSSIRPLIDWLDYNGYTVVTKATKEFIDASGRRKVKGNMDIELAVDAMELAEHIDQMVLFSGDGDFRSLVEAVQRRGVRVTVVSTIASQPPMIADELRRQADVFTDLVELQSKLGRDPSERPAPRDRGERGEGRHHAPQFLQRATTMAPRGDDDFEE from the coding sequence ATGTCACCTTCTCCTACCAACAAGATCGCGCTCTTCATCGACGGGGCCAATCTTTACGCGACGGCGAAAACTCTCGGCTTCGATATCGATTACAAGCGCCTTCTGAAGGAGTTTCAGAGCCGCGGGACGCTGCTGCGGGCGTTCTACTACACCGCGATCATCGAAGATCAGGAATATTCCTCGATCCGCCCGCTGATCGACTGGCTCGACTACAACGGCTACACCGTCGTCACCAAGGCGACGAAGGAATTCATCGACGCCTCCGGCCGGCGCAAGGTCAAGGGCAACATGGACATCGAGCTCGCCGTGGACGCCATGGAGCTCGCCGAGCACATCGACCAGATGGTGCTGTTCTCGGGCGACGGCGACTTCCGCTCGCTGGTTGAAGCCGTGCAGCGCCGCGGCGTGCGGGTCACCGTGGTCTCCACCATCGCAAGCCAGCCGCCGATGATCGCCGACGAGCTGCGCCGCCAGGCCGACGTCTTCACCGATCTGGTCGAGCTGCAGTCCAAGCTCGGTCGCGACCCGTCCGAACGCCCCGCCCCGCGCGACCGCGGCGAACGTGGTGAAGGACGCCACCACGCCCCGCAATTCCTCCAGCGCGCGACCACCATGGCGCCGAGGGGCGATGACGACTTCGAGGAGTGA
- a CDS encoding uracil-DNA glycosylase, which produces MTTSRSEAARPSRQAPTLVPDRDCPLCPRLVAFREANRAREPSWHNAPVAPFGGITARLLIVGLAPGMQGANRTGRPFTGDYAGDLLYATLLEYGFAKGSYQARPDDGLKLVDCRIANAVHCVPPQNKPLPVEINTCRHFLVANLETMPKLRAIIALGRIAHDSVLKPLKLKASQAPFGHGAVHQAGAFRLYDSYHCSRYNTNTGVLTPDMFRSVFAKVKADLD; this is translated from the coding sequence ATGACGACTTCGAGGAGTGAGGCGGCCCGGCCGAGCCGCCAGGCCCCGACCCTCGTTCCCGACCGCGACTGTCCGCTCTGCCCGCGCCTGGTTGCCTTTCGCGAGGCGAACCGCGCGCGTGAGCCGTCGTGGCACAACGCGCCGGTGGCGCCCTTTGGCGGCATCACGGCCCGTCTCCTGATCGTCGGTCTCGCGCCGGGCATGCAGGGGGCCAACCGCACCGGCCGGCCCTTCACCGGCGACTATGCCGGCGACCTGCTCTACGCCACGCTGCTTGAATATGGCTTCGCCAAGGGCAGCTATCAGGCCCGGCCGGACGACGGTTTGAAGCTGGTCGACTGCCGGATCGCCAATGCCGTGCATTGCGTTCCGCCGCAGAACAAGCCGCTGCCGGTCGAGATCAACACCTGCCGCCACTTTCTCGTCGCGAACCTCGAAACCATGCCGAAGCTGCGCGCCATCATCGCGCTCGGCCGGATTGCGCACGACAGCGTGCTCAAGCCGCTGAAGCTGAAGGCCTCGCAAGCGCCTTTCGGCCACGGCGCCGTGCACCAGGCCGGCGCGTTCAGGCTGTACGACAGCTATCACTGCTCGCGCTACAACACGAACACCGGCGTGCTGACGCCCGACATGTTCCGCAGCGTGTTCGCGAAGGTGAAGGCCGATCTGGACTAG
- a CDS encoding peroxiredoxin has protein sequence MTQKNLLEVDWSQIPAPADDGGAAHLKGLLLPAINLIATDDTSVNLSALRGRTVVFAYPRTGEPGKISLVDDWDMIPGARGCTPQTCAFRDLFAELKAAGASQVFGLSTQSNEYQTEMASRLHLPFPVLSDEKLALTRALNLPTMEVAGLTLIKRLALVIDDARITHVFYPVFPPDRNAGDVLDWLKANPVKG, from the coding sequence ATGACTCAGAAGAACCTGCTCGAGGTCGATTGGAGCCAGATTCCCGCACCCGCTGACGACGGCGGCGCCGCGCATCTGAAGGGCTTGCTGCTCCCTGCGATCAACCTGATCGCGACCGATGACACCTCGGTCAATCTGTCGGCGCTTCGGGGGCGCACGGTGGTGTTCGCCTATCCGCGCACCGGTGAGCCTGGTAAGATCTCGCTGGTCGATGATTGGGACATGATCCCGGGCGCGCGCGGCTGTACGCCGCAAACCTGCGCCTTCCGCGATCTGTTCGCGGAGCTCAAGGCTGCCGGTGCGTCGCAGGTGTTCGGCCTGTCGACTCAGAGCAACGAATACCAGACCGAGATGGCCTCGCGGCTGCATCTGCCGTTCCCGGTGCTGTCGGACGAGAAGCTGGCGCTCACGCGCGCGCTCAATCTGCCCACCATGGAGGTCGCGGGCCTCACGCTGATCAAGCGCCTCGCGCTCGTCATCGACGATGCCAGGATCACGCATGTGTTCTATCCGGTGTTTCCGCCTGACCGGAACGCCGGCGACGTCCTGGACTGGCTGAAGGCCAATCCGGTCAAGGGATAG
- the smpB gene encoding SsrA-binding protein SmpB — protein MADKNERPIKVMAENRKARFNYAIEDTIEAGIALTGTEVKSIRNGKSTIAESYADSKNGEIWLINATIPEYLQGNRFNHEPKRPRKLLLHRRQINKLMGAVDREGMTLIPLKLYFNERGRAKLQLAVAKGKKLHDKRESEKKRDWSREKGRLMRARG, from the coding sequence ATGGCCGATAAGAACGAACGTCCGATCAAGGTCATGGCGGAAAATCGCAAGGCCCGCTTCAACTACGCCATCGAGGATACGATCGAGGCGGGCATTGCGCTGACCGGCACCGAAGTGAAGTCGATCCGCAACGGCAAGAGCACGATTGCGGAATCCTACGCCGACTCCAAGAACGGTGAGATCTGGCTGATCAACGCCACCATTCCCGAATACCTCCAGGGCAACCGCTTCAATCATGAGCCCAAGCGGCCGCGAAAGCTGCTGCTGCACCGCCGCCAGATCAACAAGCTGATGGGCGCGGTCGACCGCGAAGGCATGACGCTGATCCCGCTCAAGCTGTATTTCAACGAGCGCGGCCGGGCCAAATTGCAGCTCGCGGTTGCAAAGGGCAAGAAGCTGCACGACAAGCGCGAGAGCGAGAAGAAGCGCGATTGGAGCCGGGAGAAGGGCCGGCTGATGCGGGCGAGGGGGTAA